From a single Ornithorhynchus anatinus isolate Pmale09 chromosome 15, mOrnAna1.pri.v4, whole genome shotgun sequence genomic region:
- the UNC50 gene encoding protein unc-50 homolog isoform X2, whose product MLPTTSATSQGPGDGAFRSRDAARHTAGAKRSKYLRRLFRFRQMDFEFAAWQMLYLFTSPQRVYRNFHYRKQTKDQWARDDPAFLVLLSVWLCVSTVGFGFVLDMGFWETTKLLLWVVFIDCIGVGLLISTLMCRAGTATWSGATPSTSTSTRSTPCSSSCTSSSSSSSTTSSRRARSSAVSWGTPCGWSPSGITSTSPSSGTARLAFGPELA is encoded by the exons ATGTTGCCGACGACCTCGGCGACCTCCCAGGGGCCGGGAGACGGGGCCTTCCGCTCGAGGGACGCGGCCAGGCACACGGCGGGGGCCAAGCGCTCCAAGTACCTGCGGCGGCTCTTCCGCTTCCGCCAGATGGACTTCGAGTTCGCGGCCTGGCAGATGCTCTACCTCTTCACGTCCCCTCAGAGGGTCTACAGGAACTTCCATTACCGGAAGCAGACCAAGGACCAGTGGGCCAGGGACGATCCCGCCTTCCTGGTGCTGCTCAGCGTCTGGCTCTGCG TGTCCACCGTGGGATTTGGCTTCGTCCTGGACATGGGATTCTGGGAGACGACCAAGCTGCTCCTCTGGGTCGTGTTCATCGACTGCATAGGCGTCGGCCTGCTGATATCCACTCTCATGTG CCGAGCCGGGACGGCGACGTGGAGTGGGGCTACGCCTTCGACGTCCACCTCAACGCGTTCTACCCCCTGCTCGTCGTCCTGCACTTCGTCCAGCTCTTCTTCATCAACC ACGTCATCACGACGGGCTCGTTCGTCGGCTGTCTCGTGGGGAACACCCTGTGGCTGGTCGCCGTCGGGTATTACGTCTACGTCACCTTCCTCGGGTACAGCG CGTTTAGCGTTCGGTCCCGAACTCGCGTGA
- the UNC50 gene encoding protein unc-50 homolog isoform X1 translates to MLPTTSATSQGPGDGAFRSRDAARHTAGAKRSKYLRRLFRFRQMDFEFAAWQMLYLFTSPQRVYRNFHYRKQTKDQWARDDPAFLVLLSVWLCVSTVGFGFVLDMGFWETTKLLLWVVFIDCIGVGLLISTLMWFVSNKYLLKQPSRDGDVEWGYAFDVHLNAFYPLLVVLHFVQLFFINHVITTGSFVGCLVGNTLWLVAVGYYVYVTFLGYSALPCLRNTVVLLYPYAPLALLYGLSLLLGWNFTEALCSFYKYRVK, encoded by the exons ATGTTGCCGACGACCTCGGCGACCTCCCAGGGGCCGGGAGACGGGGCCTTCCGCTCGAGGGACGCGGCCAGGCACACGGCGGGGGCCAAGCGCTCCAAGTACCTGCGGCGGCTCTTCCGCTTCCGCCAGATGGACTTCGAGTTCGCGGCCTGGCAGATGCTCTACCTCTTCACGTCCCCTCAGAGGGTCTACAGGAACTTCCATTACCGGAAGCAGACCAAGGACCAGTGGGCCAGGGACGATCCCGCCTTCCTGGTGCTGCTCAGCGTCTGGCTCTGCG TGTCCACCGTGGGATTTGGCTTCGTCCTGGACATGGGATTCTGGGAGACGACCAAGCTGCTCCTCTGGGTCGTGTTCATCGACTGCATAGGCGTCGGCCTGCTGATATCCACTCTCATGTG GTTCGTCTCCAACAAGTACCTGTTGAAGCAGCCGAGCCGGGACGGCGACGTGGAGTGGGGCTACGCCTTCGACGTCCACCTCAACGCGTTCTACCCCCTGCTCGTCGTCCTGCACTTCGTCCAGCTCTTCTTCATCAACC ACGTCATCACGACGGGCTCGTTCGTCGGCTGTCTCGTGGGGAACACCCTGTGGCTGGTCGCCGTCGGGTATTACGTCTACGTCACCTTCCTCGGGTACAGCG CCCTGCCCTGCCTGAGAAACACGGTGGTCCTCCTGTACCCCTAcgcccccctcgccctcctctaCGGCCTGTCGCTCCTGCTGGGCTGGAACTTCACCGAGGCGCTGTGCTCCTTCTACAAGTACCGCGTCAAATGA
- the UNC50 gene encoding protein unc-50 homolog isoform X3, with translation MLPTTSATSQGPGDGAFRSRDAARHTAGAKRSKYLRRLFRFRQMDFEFAAWQMLYLFTSPQRVYRNFHYRKQTKDQWARDDPAFLVLLSVWLCVSTVGFGFVLDMGFWETTKLLLWVVFIDCIGVGLLISTLMCRAGTATWSGATPSTSTSTRSTPCSSSCTSSSSSSSTTSSRRARSSAVSWGTPCGWSPSGITSTSPSSGTAPCPA, from the exons ATGTTGCCGACGACCTCGGCGACCTCCCAGGGGCCGGGAGACGGGGCCTTCCGCTCGAGGGACGCGGCCAGGCACACGGCGGGGGCCAAGCGCTCCAAGTACCTGCGGCGGCTCTTCCGCTTCCGCCAGATGGACTTCGAGTTCGCGGCCTGGCAGATGCTCTACCTCTTCACGTCCCCTCAGAGGGTCTACAGGAACTTCCATTACCGGAAGCAGACCAAGGACCAGTGGGCCAGGGACGATCCCGCCTTCCTGGTGCTGCTCAGCGTCTGGCTCTGCG TGTCCACCGTGGGATTTGGCTTCGTCCTGGACATGGGATTCTGGGAGACGACCAAGCTGCTCCTCTGGGTCGTGTTCATCGACTGCATAGGCGTCGGCCTGCTGATATCCACTCTCATGTG CCGAGCCGGGACGGCGACGTGGAGTGGGGCTACGCCTTCGACGTCCACCTCAACGCGTTCTACCCCCTGCTCGTCGTCCTGCACTTCGTCCAGCTCTTCTTCATCAACC ACGTCATCACGACGGGCTCGTTCGTCGGCTGTCTCGTGGGGAACACCCTGTGGCTGGTCGCCGTCGGGTATTACGTCTACGTCACCTTCCTCGGGTACAGCG CCCTGCCCTGCCTGA